The Streptomyces sp. 11x1 genomic sequence CCCGCTCCACGCTCACCGGCGAGCACTTGGCCGCGTACGTGGGAGCCTGAGCGCGGACGGAGAGCATGAGCCCGGCCGTGGGGAGCCGAGTGCGGCCGTGGGGTCAGATTAATCCCCTCTCGCCACTTTCATACCCCCTATCGCCTTCATCTCCTCAGTTGCCGAATCATGGGATTCTGGGTCCCATGACACCCATCACCGAGGTGGAGGGCCACAGGGTCGCCCTCTCCAATCTGGAGAAGGTCCTCCACCCGGCGACGGGCTTCACCAAGGGCGAGCTGCTGCACTACTACGCCACGACGGCGGACGCCCTGCTGCCGCATCTGCGCGACCGCCCGGTCTCCTTCCTGCGCTACCCGGACGGGCCGGGCGGCCAGGTCTTCTTCACCAAGAACGTGCCGCCGGGCACACCGGACTGGGTCACCACCGCCGAGGTACGGCGGATGGAGGGGCCGGCCCGGATGGTGCTGGTCCAGGACCTGGCGAGCCTGATGTGGGCCTCGAACCTGGTCGCCGAGTACCACACGCCGCAATGGACCGTCCGCACCTCGGACGAGGCCGACCGGCTGGTGTTCGACCTGGACCCGGGGTCGCCCGCGACCGTCGTCGAGTGCTGCGAGGTCGCCTGCTGGCTGCGGGAGCGGCTCGCGGCGGACGGGATCGAGGCGTACGCGAAGACGTCCGGGTCGAAGGGGCTGCATCTGCTGGCGGCGGTGCGCGGGGCTTCGTCGGAGCGGGTCTCGGAGTACGCCAGGGAACTGGCCGTCGAGGCGGAGCAGGCGATGCCCCGCCGGGTCGTCCACCGGATGACCCGCAGTCTGCGCCCGGGCAAGGTGTTCGTCGACTGGAGCCAGAACGCCGCCCGCAAGACCACGGCCGCGCCGTACACCCTGCGGGCCCGCCCCGAGCCAACCGTCTCCGCGCCGGTCACCTGGACCGAGGTCGAGGAGTGCGGCGCCCCCGAGCTGCTGTCCTTCCGCGCCCCGGACATCGGCCCCCGGCTGCAGGACCACGGCGACCTGCTGGCACCGCTCCTGGACCCGGAGGCCGCACACCCGCTCCCGTGACACGGCCGGCCCCGGCGGCCTACACCCGCGTCCACGTCCGCCGGTCGCGGGCCATCGCGTGCAGGCCCTCCACGTCCGCCGGCTTCAGCACCCCGCCGGCGCGGGCGAGTTCCGACAGGTCCGTGTCGCGCAGGACGCGCACCTCGCGCAGGGGTGTGGTGACCGCGACCGAGGAGGGTTCGGCGAGAGCGAGGACCGGGCGGACCTCGGCGGTGAGGGCGTAGGAGGCGCGGTCGGCGTCGGCCCGCAGCCCGCGCAGCAGCGCCCGGGGTTCGTGCCGGCCCACGGCGACCATGGGGTCGGTGACGACGACGCGCTGCCTGCGGGCGTGGACGGAGCGGACGCAGAACACGCCCCCGGGGCCGACGACCAGGTGGTGGATGCGGTCGCCGCCGGGCAGTGGCACGGAGTGCAGGGTGTGCCAGCCGGCGCCCGCAAGCCGGTCCAGCGCGTCGCCGACGGTCTGCTCGGCGGCCAGGGCGCGGCGGCGCGGGTCGGGGCGCAGCCGGCGTGCCGGGCCGGGGGCGCGGTCGAGAGCGATCAACAGGGCCTCGCCGGGCCGGTTGGGGGCGAGGTCGTCGTCCGGGGGGAGGCTCAGCCGGGCCAGTTCGGCGGGGGTCGGCACAGGCGGCGGCCCCACGGCGACCGGGCCGGTGACGAAGGGGCGGAGGACGGCCAGCACGTCCTCTCTCAGCTCCTCGCTGAGGAGGTTCACCCGGCCCGCCTCACGGTCGTACCAGGCGATGTTCCTCCCGTCGGTCCGGCACACGTACAGGCGTCGCTGTCCATGACGCCAGGTCGGTATGACGCGCAGTTCGCTCATGCACCATCACCCCACGACCATGGGAACAGGCGGGGTGCTCCATCGGCAAGAACCCGGCTACCTTTGGGGTGACGACCCGTCGTCGAGGGCCACGGCCTGGGGGAGGCGCCGTTGCGGACGCGCAAGCAACCCGATGTCCCGGCTCCGCGGGAACCGTGGAGCGAGATCGTGCCGGGGCTGTGGATGGGCGGGCACGAGTTCGCGGGGCCGGCCGGTACCGGGGGCGTCGAATTCGCGGTCGTACGCGACGAGTTCGATCTGGTGCTGACCCTGCTGCGGCTGCCGGGGCACGGGCCCGACGAGGGGGTCGAGCACCATGTGTGGCCGATCCCGGACGGACCGCTGGACGGTACGCAGTTGGCGGGCGTGATGCGGCTGGCGCAGGCGGCGTGCGACGCGCTGGAGGACGGCAAGCGGGTCCTGGTCCGCTGCCGCAGCGGGTACAACCGGGCCGGTCTGGTCGTGGCGCAGGCGCTGATCCGCGACGGCCACTCCGCCGAGGAGGCGATCCGGCTGATCCGCAGCCGCCGTTCGCCGTGGGCGCTGCACAACGAGCTGTTCGTGGAGTACCTGCACACGGGGCTGGCGACGGTCCGGCTGCTGGAGGAACTGGAGGAGTCGGCCGAGTAGGGCATGTGCCGGGCCGCGGGGCGTGCCGAGTCGATCAGCCCGGCTGCCGGGCAGCGCGGGCCGGCTCGACCGAGCCGTCACGAAAAAGTACTTCCGCACGAATTAGGGTGTACGGACCACAGTGGTCCTCCCCCACAACCGTCCTCCCGTCCCTGTACACCCAGGAGTCCCGTGTCCCCCAGCCGCCCCGCGCGCGCTGCCGTCGGCGCGCGCGTCGCCGCCGGCGCCTTCGCCGCCGTCCTGCTGGTGGGCGGCTGTGGCGACTCCGGGGGCCTGGTGAGCGCGGGCGCGACGCCCACCGCGAGCGGCCCGACCCGGCTGTGGCCCGGGGAGCCGCCCGCGTCCTCCCCCGCCTACGACTACGGCGAGGCCGAGACGGAGGTGGTCAAGGGCGTCCGCGCTCCCGGCGAGGACATCCACAAGGTGGACCCGCTGGCCGTCGTCCGCGCGGAGATCGCCGCGCACCCCGAGGTGTACGCCGGATCCGGGGCCCTCTACGGGGGAACGACCGCACGCATGGCCGACTGCGGAAGGGGCGGCACCGACGCTTCGGCCGACCCGGACACGACCGCAGGCACGGACAAGGACACGGCCGCAGGGCCGGACACGACCGCCGGCACGGACGCGACCGCCGGCAGGAAGACCGACCGCGCCAAGTGCCCCGTCCTCCAGGCCTACTACCGGGACCTCACCGGCGACGGGCGCGACGACATGGTGCTCGGCTTCCGGCTGCTGCCCGGCAATCAGACGGCGGTGCGGATGTACACCTTCCAGGCGGACCGACTGGTGCAGGTGCTGGCCAGCGACGACGCGGTGCTCGCGGTCGAGCTGGCCGGCCGGACCGTGATCATCCGCTCCCCGGCGGGCATCGTCGGCTACGAGTACCGCACCCAGTGGACCTGGGACGAGGACCAGCAGGCGATGCTGCTCACCCGGGACGAGATCCTGCGCGTGGGCGGAGCGGCGAAGCCGTCCCGGTCACCGTCGGCGTCCCCCTCCGCCTCCCCCTCGCCCGACATGCCCTCCACCGCGTCCGCGTCCCGCTCCCCCTCGCCCGACGTGCCCTCCGCCTCGTCCTCGGTGCGGCCGGGGTGAGCGCCGCGAGGCCCGCGAGACCCGGGCGGAAACGGTTCGGCCTGCCCCGGTGGGCCTCCTCGCTCACCTGGAAGGCGCTGGCGTTCATCACGGTCATGTGCTGCGGGCTGGCCGCTCTGCTCGGCGCCCTCGTCCATGTCTCCGTCACCAACCGGACGGTGAGCGACGCCCGTTCCCGGGCCCTGGTCCGGCTCGACGAGGCGGCACAGGCGTACGAGGCCGGGAACCGGCTCCCACCCGATGCCGGGATCGACCCGCGGGGCATGCCGGGGGAGCTGCGCGAGCTGGCGGTGAGCGGGCGGCGCGGCACGATGGTCGGGGTCGTCTCCGGAGTCCCCTCGATGTGGGCCGCCGCCCCCGCCGACGGCCGTGCCCTCGCCGTGCGGATCGACTACGCGCAGAGCGCGGCCACCATCGAGAACCTCGACCGGGCCATCCTGGGCTCCTCGGCGCTGGCGATCGGGGCGACGCTGGCCGTCGGCGCGCTGGGCGTCGGCGGGGTGACCCGGCGGCTGCGCACGACCTCCCAGGTGGCCCGGCGGATCAGCGCGGGCGACCTGGACGCCCGGGTCGGCGACCCCCGGACGACGGACCCGGCGCGGTATCGCGACGAGGTGGCCGCGGTGGCCGCCGCGCTCGACACCATGGCGTCCACGCTGCAGCGGAAACTACTCGGCGAGCAGCGGTTCACGGCGGACGTCGCGCACGAGTTGCGTACGCCGTTGACCGGGCTGCACGCGGCGGCGGAGCTGCTGCCGGCGGGGCGGCCGACGGAGATGGTGCGGGACCGGGTCGCCGCGTTGCGGACGCTGACCGAGGACCTGCTGGAGATCTCGCGGCTGGACGCGGGGAGCGAGCGGCTGGACCTGGACGCGATCCGGCTCGGACTGCTGGCCGAGCGGGTGGCCGCGCACGCGAGCGGCGACACCGAGGTGCGGGTCGTCGAGGACGCGTGGGTGGAGACGGACCGGCGGCGGCTGGAGCGGGTGGTGGGGAACCTGGTGGCCAACGCCCACAAACACGGGGCGCCTCCGGTGGTGTTGACCGTGGAGGGGCCGGTGGTGACCGTGCGGGATCACGGGGACGGGTTCCCTGACTATCTGCTGACCGAGGGGCCGCAGAGGTTTCGCACCGAGGGCTCCGCCAAGGGACACGGCCTGGGTTTGACCATCGCCATGGGGCAGGCGGAGGTGTTGGGAGCGCGGTTGGGATTCGAGAACGCTTCGGGCGGCGGCGCGTTGGCCGTTCTGCGACTGAGTGTCGGTGGGGGTTGATCGCGCAGTTCCCCGCGCCCCTGAAAAGAGCGGCGTTGCCCTGATGGCCCATCGAGAAAGGCGCCCCCTCCGCGCTCCTCCTAACGTGGCGAATAGTCAGCCTCGCCCCCCTTTTTTCCCTGGAGGAACATCAGATGTCCCTGCGGATTCTGCTCCTGCGGTTCGGTATAGCCGCTGCCGGTGGCGCTCTCCTCGCGTTCGCCGCCACGACTCCCGCCGCCGGTGTCGAACAGGAGGACCCCCGCACGAGCAAGCAAATCGTCGACGGCAAGGTCGTCGCCCGGTCCGGCCTGATCCTGCGCAGTGCGCCGACCCGAGGAGGTTCGGTCATCCGGGTCG encodes the following:
- the ligD gene encoding non-homologous end-joining DNA ligase, with product MTPITEVEGHRVALSNLEKVLHPATGFTKGELLHYYATTADALLPHLRDRPVSFLRYPDGPGGQVFFTKNVPPGTPDWVTTAEVRRMEGPARMVLVQDLASLMWASNLVAEYHTPQWTVRTSDEADRLVFDLDPGSPATVVECCEVACWLRERLAADGIEAYAKTSGSKGLHLLAAVRGASSERVSEYARELAVEAEQAMPRRVVHRMTRSLRPGKVFVDWSQNAARKTTAAPYTLRARPEPTVSAPVTWTEVEECGAPELLSFRAPDIGPRLQDHGDLLAPLLDPEAAHPLP
- a CDS encoding SH3 domain-containing protein produces the protein MSLRILLLRFGIAAAGGALLAFAATTPAAGVEQEDPRTSKQIVDGKVVARSGLILRSAPTRGGSVIRVARHGEIVKIYCRTEGQSVDGNRQWYLLVDGTWAWGSARYIAPFKAPRWCDA
- a CDS encoding HAMP domain-containing sensor histidine kinase, with the translated sequence MSAARPARPGRKRFGLPRWASSLTWKALAFITVMCCGLAALLGALVHVSVTNRTVSDARSRALVRLDEAAQAYEAGNRLPPDAGIDPRGMPGELRELAVSGRRGTMVGVVSGVPSMWAAAPADGRALAVRIDYAQSAATIENLDRAILGSSALAIGATLAVGALGVGGVTRRLRTTSQVARRISAGDLDARVGDPRTTDPARYRDEVAAVAAALDTMASTLQRKLLGEQRFTADVAHELRTPLTGLHAAAELLPAGRPTEMVRDRVAALRTLTEDLLEISRLDAGSERLDLDAIRLGLLAERVAAHASGDTEVRVVEDAWVETDRRRLERVVGNLVANAHKHGAPPVVLTVEGPVVTVRDHGDGFPDYLLTEGPQRFRTEGSAKGHGLGLTIAMGQAEVLGARLGFENASGGGALAVLRLSVGGG
- a CDS encoding nuclease-related domain-containing protein; this translates as MSELRVIPTWRHGQRRLYVCRTDGRNIAWYDREAGRVNLLSEELREDVLAVLRPFVTGPVAVGPPPVPTPAELARLSLPPDDDLAPNRPGEALLIALDRAPGPARRLRPDPRRRALAAEQTVGDALDRLAGAGWHTLHSVPLPGGDRIHHLVVGPGGVFCVRSVHARRQRVVVTDPMVAVGRHEPRALLRGLRADADRASYALTAEVRPVLALAEPSSVAVTTPLREVRVLRDTDLSELARAGGVLKPADVEGLHAMARDRRTWTRV
- a CDS encoding protein phosphatase gives rise to the protein MRTRKQPDVPAPREPWSEIVPGLWMGGHEFAGPAGTGGVEFAVVRDEFDLVLTLLRLPGHGPDEGVEHHVWPIPDGPLDGTQLAGVMRLAQAACDALEDGKRVLVRCRSGYNRAGLVVAQALIRDGHSAEEAIRLIRSRRSPWALHNELFVEYLHTGLATVRLLEELEESAE